A window of Nicotiana tabacum cultivar K326 chromosome 24, ASM71507v2, whole genome shotgun sequence contains these coding sequences:
- the LOC107797731 gene encoding peroxidase 44-like, which translates to MDKKIILLSFLCISLQLAIVSSQLQVGFYNTKARCPRAETIVRDTVRSRFFADRSITAALLRMYFHDCFVRGCDASILIDSKNTKNKQSEKNAGANGSVRGYELIDQIKSKLEATCAMTVSCADIIALATRDAVALAGGPSYSIPTGRRDGLVSDPSQVNLPGPSVTVPQAFQFFKNKGFTINDMVTLLGGHTVGITHCSLFQADRLSRADGSMDTNLFNRLRKTCSSRGDPSVFLDQNTSFVVDNSFYKQLRLKKGILKVDQLLASDKSTAGIVANFASNPRAFQQAFAKALIKLGNTQVLMGKSGEIRRNCRAFNPPQLKSPPPPPKILKSPPPPPPKILKSPPPPPPKVSIPPPPPPKVSVPPPPPPKVSFLPPPPPKVSVPPPSPLPKFLTPPPPPPSVVNSSPLLVTAPAA; encoded by the exons ATGGACAAGAAGATAATATTACTGTCTTTCCTGTGCATTAGTCTGCAGCTAGCAATTGTCTCATCTCAACTTCAAGTTGGTTTTTATAATACTAAAGCTAGATGTCCACGAGCAGAAACCATAGTTCGAGATACGGTTCGAAGCCGGTTCTTTGCGGATCGTTCCATCACGGCGGCATTGTTGCGGATGTATTTTCATGACTGTTTCGTGAGG GGTTGCGATGCTTCAATATTGATAGACTCCAAAAACACAAAGAACAAACAGTCAGAAAAAAATGCAGGAGCAAATGGGTCAGTACGAGGATACGAGCTGATTGATCAGATAAAGAGTAAATTAGAGGCTACATGTGCTATGACAGTATCTTGTGCAGACATCATTGCATTAGCCACCCGAGATGCAGTGGCATTAGCTGGAGGACCGAGCTACAGCATCCCCACTGGTAGGCGCGATGGGCTAGTGTCAGACCCATCACAAGTGAACTTGCCGGGCCCTAGTGTAACCGTGCCACAAGcatttcaatttttcaaaaacaaaGGCTTTACTATAAATGACATGGTGACTCTTTTAGGTGGCCACACCGTCGGAATTACACATTGTAGTTTGTTTCAAGCCGATAGGCTATCAAGGGCCGATGGCAGCATGGATACTAACTTGTTTAACCGTCTTAGAAAGACATGTTCTTCTAGAGGTGACCCATCTGTATTCTTGGACCAAAACACTTCATTTGTTGTCGATAACTCCTTCTACAAACAGCTAAGGTTGAAGAAAGGAATATTGAAAGTTGATCAGTTACTTGCATCTGACAAATCAACCGCTGGGATTGTGGCGAATTTTGCCTCTAATCCAAGAGCCTTCCAACAAGCTTTTGCAAAGGCATTGATCAAGTTAGGTAACACTCAAGTTCTAATGGGGAAATCAGGAGAAATCAGAAGAAATTGTAGAGCCTTTAATCCTCCTCAACTTAAGAGCCCTCCTCCTCCCCCCAAAATCTTAAAGagtcctccccctcctcctcctaAGATCTTAAAGAGTCCTCCTCCCCCACCACCCAAAGTCTCCATTCCTCCTCCTCCACCACCCAAAGTTTCcgttcctcctcctcctccacccAAAGTTTCCTTTCTTCCTCCCCCACCACCTAAGGTTTCAGTTCCTCCACCATCACCACTACCTAAATTCTtgactcctcctcctcctcctccttcagTTGTTAATAGTTCACCGCTACTTGTGACTGCTCCAGCAGCTTAA
- the LOC142178200 gene encoding uncharacterized protein LOC142178200, with amino-acid sequence MTVVKNEDKELIPIRIVTGWRMCIDYRRLNDTTRKDHFPFPFIDQILEKVAGHRYLNENCLEVFMDDFTLFGDDFKDCLRNLELVLKRCEDTHLVLNGKVSLHG; translated from the exons ATGACAGTGGTTAAAAATGAGGACAAAGAGCTAATTCCTATTAGAATTGTCACTGGTtggaggatgtgcatagactatcgaaGACTGAATGATAcaacaaggaaggatcacttcccttttcccttcattgatcagatatTAGAGAAGGTGGCAGGACACAGAT ATTTGAATGAGAACTGTctagaggtgttcatggatgattttactCTCTTCGGGGATGACTTCAAGGATTGTTTGAGGAATCTAGAACTTGTACTGAAACGATGTGAAGACACTCACCTAGTACTCAACGGAAAAGTGTCACTTCATGGTTAA